TCTCTTACAACAGCTTCTTCAGGTGATTCACCAAACTCTATCCTACCTGCAGGAATCTCTAGGATCCATTTATTGATAGGAGCTCGGAACTGCTTAACCATAACAATTTTTCTCATATCTTTAAACGGTACAATAGCCACACTCTGACCAAATCTAACAACGTCTTTAACAAAAACCTCAGTACTATACATGTATACTCTCTGGATAAGCTCGACACGTTTACCTCTACATAGAGTCCTCTCTTCAACAAGTTGAACCATTTACTAATACCCCTCTACAAAATATAGCAATAAGATCTGAATTAAAATAAAGTTTCAATAGATCTACTAACTAATGTTACATACATGGCCACTATATACAGGAAACACTTCACTATACTCTCTAAATGTCTGAGTTATTCTCTAGCAATATATTTGTTAAGGAAAGAAATCTCTCAAAGAACTTAGCTCAGAAACAAGAACTCTGTATAAGGTTTAGTAATTCTGTAGTTAAGATAAGATACAATTGAAGTAAGTATTCTATGTCTATAGGTTTGAATTACATCATATTCATAATTGCAGGTATTTGTGTTACTAAAGGTTCATGTATCATTAAGAGATCTAGAGATATAAAGTGTGATCTTTATGTAGAGATTGTTTATGAAAGATGAACAGATAATGTTGTTTAATATATGTTTCAAGTATTGGTGCTATATCTTCATAATCAGTAGAAGTGAAGTTTGTGGTGCTACATAGTTTATGAAGAATAAATGAATTGAATTATATGGATTCGGTTCAGAAATCTGTCTAGTAATTCTATACTTCTCTAGTTAGAAAATAGACAACAAGTAGAAGAAGTAGAGCACAGATATAAGCATATAACATCAACTTAATGCTTAATACAGATAGCTCCTAGCTATCTGTAGTTTATGAAAAATGCTTAGTGATAGCTATTGGATTTCAATAATTTGGTTGGATGAAGATATTTTAGCTCTACTATCTTGCTATACACATTATTGTAGCTCAATAGAACATCGTTTTCAGCTATAGCTACTGATGCATGGAGGCTATCGAAATGGGTGAGACCATATGTTTCTCTAAGTTTCTGAGCTATAACCATGTGGATAGGTTTCACCTGGATGATCCCTATGCTATAGAACTGTATGACTTGGTCTAGAGCTTTATAAAAATCTGGTAGAATAACCTTTATCTTGTTAGACTTTATCAGTATCTCTAACTCAACTAATGTGTAGGGAGATAACATCAGATGCTTCACATTTCTGACGATGTTCATTGCTTCTAGATGGCGTTTATCTGTCTTAGACGCTAAAGCTAGTACGAGATCTGTTTCTATAACCACCATACCTCTATATACCTCCCTCTATCTCTTCATCGATAGCCTTTCTAAGCATACCGATCTCCATCTCTACATCATTCGTACCGCTAACAACCGATAGCTCTAGAAACTCTATAGGATCTTTAATACGCTCAACAATAATCTTATCTTCTTCAACACGAAGACGAACAATATTATCAATACCTAGCTTTTTCCTAATATCGCTAGGTATCATAATACAGCCTTTAGCATCTATCCTAACAATAACCTCCATAATTCCACCACAGAATACTCTGGCTACTCTAATTAATAAGTTTAGTAGTATCTACTGAATCAAGTTAAAACCAATTGTTATACCAAATAAAATCATCAATAAACAACAAGAGTTTAATATAGAGCAAACTCTATTCAATTAATAATCTAAAGTGTATCAAATTAATATAAATCAATAAGCATTACTAGAGATGCTGTATCCGTTCAGAGAAATTAAAGAGGATGACTATTACTGGAGATCATCAGAACCAAGTAGAGTGTGTTATCATAAAGGTTATTATATTAAGAAGAGACTTACCGATAAGTTATTCCCTAAATTAACCTCTATGTATAAGACCTTAAACTCGTATCTACATTAGATAATCTTTGATGACTTAATAAAAGATTTTAAATTCAGTGGTTGGAGGGTTAGAAGCAGTAGTGGTGAATCTCATGTCTCAAGAAAGTAGCTATAGTGTTAGTGATGACGAGAAGTTGTGGGGATTGTTAGCATGGTTGTTATCTATTGTTGGAGCTATACTAGCGCTAGCACTCAAACCTAACTATAGATACGCTAAATACTGGTCATATCTATCGATATCCTTCTTCATAATAGCTATTATTGCTTCTATCATTGGTGGTATAGTAGGTCTTGTACCGATTTTGGGCTGGATCCTACAGGTGCTTATATCGTTAGGTCTCTTGGTGATATGGATTATAGGTATAATCAAAGCGTTGAATATTGAGTGGTGGAAGCCACAAATAATATATGAGCTAGCTAAAGCTATAGGTATAGAGAAGATATAGAAACTAGATATATCCAGATGCAATATTTTTTGTATTGTTTATCTATTAATTAAATTATATTTATATGTGTATTTGAGTTCGATACAGAGTATCGATCTAGTGGATAATGGAGATCGTAGGTGATGGTTTATACAGATTTCGTACGATAATGATTTTCTATCTATTGATGGCTCTAGAGTCTTTTTGATGTGTGGTGAAGTTCATTATTTTAGAGTGCCTAGAGCTCTGTGGTATGATCGTTTGCTGAAGGTTAGGAGAGCTGGTTTTAATTGCGCTGCTAGCTATATTCCATGGAATTGGCATGAACCTGAAGAAGATAGTGCAATATTTAGCAATAGGGTTTTTGATTCACCTTATGAATCAAATTTGTTTAGTAGAGATTTAGAGAGCTATATCCAGATGATCAAGAGTTTGGGTATGTTTTTTGTAGCTAGACCAGGGCCATACATATGTTCTGAATGGGATAGTGGTGGACATCCTAACTGGCTTTATAGAAAAACAAAGGTGCTTAGATCTATTGATAAAGACTATATCGAAGCTGTTGAGAAATGGTATAGAGTTGTGCTACCGATAATAGCTCGATACACAGTTCCACGTAATGGTCCTACGATTCTTCTCCAAATCGAGAACGAGTATTTCTGGGGTGATGCTCCATACATATTGAAGCTCTACGAGATAGCTAGAAAATATGTAGAGGATATACCTATAGTTACAAATGAGGATTGGTTTCTAGAGGATACACCTATTGCAAACACTATAGATGATTATCCAGTACCATGGGATATAGAGGAATTCGACAATAAGATCAAGAGCTATATGAAGATGCGGAAAGGTTTCTTGAAGATGTTTATGGAGCTAGAGGGTGGATGGTTTACATACTTTGGCTCACTCTATCCCACTAGTAGAGGATCTATTCCTGCTGAATGGAGTGAAACTCTATTGAAGACAGCAATAGGATTAGGAATCAATTCAGTAAATATATACATGTTTCATGGAGGAACAAATCCAGGGTACTATACAGGTAAATATATAACGTCTTCGTATGACTATGAAGCACCAATAAGAGAGTGGGGAGAGCTATCGCAGAGATACTATGTCTTGAAGAGGATAGCTATGTTCATCAAGTCATTCAGCAAACTTTTAACAAAAACAGTCCCTGTTGATGGTGCTGTAGAGGTGAGCAATAAAGATGTTGAGGTATTTGCTAGAGTTAGTGATAGTGGAGCTATAGCTATCTTAAGGAATCTAGATATATACCCTAAACTCACGAAGATTATCTACAGAGGTCATGTATATCCATACAGAAACATTGTTATGGTTCCTCATAGAAATGCTAAAATAGTTCTCCTAGATACTGAGATAGAGGATACTCCATTCAGGATTCTTTATACATTATCAGAACCGCTACTCATAGAGAGATTCGATGTAGATACTCTCATCATGGTTTATGGTGATGTATCTGAAGTTGGAGAAATAGGTATAGAGTCTAGTAAACCTATATCTATTGTGTATACAGAAGGTATGGATGTGGATAAGAGGAACGATAGATTAGTTATATTAAGTTATGTGCATAGCTACATAGACTCTATAGCTATTCTAGAATCAGAAGGTAGGAGGTTATATATTGTGGCTCTATCTAGAGATAGAGCTAGTAGAACATGGTATATAGATGATGTAGATCCTCCAATTATTGTGGTATCGAATATATACTTCATTGGGCGAACAACATCTAGAGAAGATGGCTTGGTTCTAGAAGCAGAAGTTGATGAAGAGAGCTGTGGATCTATACTACTTGTATCTTCTAGACCTCTCTCATCTATATACGTGAACGGTAGATCTATAGAGTTTGAGAATATGCATGGAGTTCTCTATAGATCTAGTCTTAGTCAAGATTTCTGTAGAGATATAGATCAACACAAAATTATGTATGGACATATGTGGAGATATAGAGAGGATATCATAGATGTCGATGGGAGAGAGATAGAGGCAATGAAGCCTCTAGAGATTGTTGGATATACATCTAATGGCTACTACATATATACAATAGACTTCAATATAGATAGAGATGTTTTTAAGTACCTCAAGAATTCTTATATCTATATAAGCTACTTTAACGATTATGCTACAGCTATACTTAATGGAAAAACACTTGGATCAAGATACCATACTCTAGAAATAGATGCATCAAATATACTGAAAGAAGGTGCAAATAGATTAACTATACTTCTAGAAGCTACTGGTCATCCAAATGATGGTCTTGTCTATATCCCCAATGGTATTGTTGGAGGCATATACCTAGGTAAACTTGAAGAGATTCAGCTAAACGACTGGAGATACATAAAGATACAGACTAGATATGGTAGAGACTTCAGTATGGCTAGATTCATTAACAATCCTGAGGAAGTGGTAAAGATACTGAATAATATAGATGCAGAGAGTTCTAGTGATACAGCTAATTCTCTTGAGAAACAAGGTCTCTATATAAAGTATCTAGATATAGATAAAAAGAGAGGTAGATATATTCTAGATCTAGGTAAAGCTACATACTATAGTAACTACTTCTACTATCCAAGAGCCCTAATATTTGTGAACAAGAGATATGTCTCGATATATACAGGACCTATAGATATAACAGAGTATCTTACTGAAGGTATTAACGAAATTGCTGTATATATAGATTGGTCTCGTATAGCTCTACACCCAATCCTAAAGATATATCAGTATAAGGTCAATGGTTTATGGAAAGTTAAACCATATACCAAAGGACTAGAGGAGAAGTGGTATACAGAGGATCTAGATGATAGCTCGTGGAGCTGTATAGAGATCCCCAAGATCTTTAAGGATACCGAAGGTAGAGTTCTATGGATCAGAAACAAGAT
This genomic interval from Ignisphaera sp. contains the following:
- a CDS encoding NUDIX hydrolase, which codes for MVQLVEERTLCRGKRVELIQRVYMYSTEVFVKDVVRFGQSVAIVPFKDMRKIVMVKQFRAPINKWILEIPAGRIEFGESPEEAVVRELREEVGYVPKYVQKLVSVYMSPGYSDEVIHIYVAKNLEYVGASPEKGELIEIVEVDIDKALEMILADDAADAKTLIALLSVKQLS
- a CDS encoding PIN domain-containing protein, coding for MVVIETDLVLALASKTDKRHLEAMNIVRNVKHLMLSPYTLVELEILIKSNKIKVILPDFYKALDQVIQFYSIGIIQVKPIHMVIAQKLRETYGLTHFDSLHASVAIAENDVLLSYNNVYSKIVELKYLHPTKLLKSNSYH
- a CDS encoding AbrB/MazE/SpoVT family DNA-binding domain-containing protein; the protein is MEVIVRIDAKGCIMIPSDIRKKLGIDNIVRLRVEEDKIIVERIKDPIEFLELSVVSGTNDVEMEIGMLRKAIDEEIEGGI
- a CDS encoding beta-galactosidase, with amino-acid sequence MDGSRVFLMCGEVHYFRVPRALWYDRLLKVRRAGFNCAASYIPWNWHEPEEDSAIFSNRVFDSPYESNLFSRDLESYIQMIKSLGMFFVARPGPYICSEWDSGGHPNWLYRKTKVLRSIDKDYIEAVEKWYRVVLPIIARYTVPRNGPTILLQIENEYFWGDAPYILKLYEIARKYVEDIPIVTNEDWFLEDTPIANTIDDYPVPWDIEEFDNKIKSYMKMRKGFLKMFMELEGGWFTYFGSLYPTSRGSIPAEWSETLLKTAIGLGINSVNIYMFHGGTNPGYYTGKYITSSYDYEAPIREWGELSQRYYVLKRIAMFIKSFSKLLTKTVPVDGAVEVSNKDVEVFARVSDSGAIAILRNLDIYPKLTKIIYRGHVYPYRNIVMVPHRNAKIVLLDTEIEDTPFRILYTLSEPLLIERFDVDTLIMVYGDVSEVGEIGIESSKPISIVYTEGMDVDKRNDRLVILSYVHSYIDSIAILESEGRRLYIVALSRDRASRTWYIDDVDPPIIVVSNIYFIGRTTSREDGLVLEAEVDEESCGSILLVSSRPLSSIYVNGRSIEFENMHGVLYRSSLSQDFCRDIDQHKIMYGHMWRYREDIIDVDGREIEAMKPLEIVGYTSNGYYIYTIDFNIDRDVFKYLKNSYIYISYFNDYATAILNGKTLGSRYHTLEIDASNILKEGANRLTILLEATGHPNDGLVYIPNGIVGGIYLGKLEEIQLNDWRYIKIQTRYGRDFSMARFINNPEEVVKILNNIDAESSSDTANSLEKQGLYIKYLDIDKKRGRYILDLGKATYYSNYFYYPRALIFVNKRYVSIYTGPIDITEYLTEGINEIAVYIDWSRIALHPILKIYQYKVNGLWKVKPYTKGLEEKWYTEDLDDSSWSCIEIPKIFKDTEGRVLWIRNKIHIDYPIDTVAPLKLIIKASNVKILVFFNGQIIGRYVDEGPQREFYIPEPLLKNGLNTIALAVHVTSSRASIDSIRIEPFYVNKKLAIELEW